The following DNA comes from Cololabis saira isolate AMF1-May2022 chromosome 7, fColSai1.1, whole genome shotgun sequence.
AAAGGATTCACCTGAAGAATTAGGACAGAAAAAATCAGCATTTTAGTGGTATGATCCAAAAACCTTGTGGCTGTTCAGCAaatttatttcctccctttaCTTCCTTACACATCACTGGAAACAGCTAGCCAGGAGCTAGACTCTGTCTGTCCAAAGTCTTAAACTAGCATGTGATGTCTGATTTGTTTCTAATCCTCACAAATGCAAATTAATACAAAAACAAGTCGTGCATTTATAGTGGCTTACCAGTGGTTCACCAGTTGAAATGTTGGGACTCCAGGAAGTCTTAATAATTCAGGTCAACACCTTCCCCCACAAAACTCCATGTTTGTGTCTGCTGAGATTAAACAAGCAAGATATCACATCTTAACAAACTGTCTTCTGGCCTCAATTTACAGATTTGCAGTAATAATCTAAAGTATctctaaaaataaagacaagtaTTCAAGTTGCTTAAGTCTTAGTTTGGTCCAATGTGTTAAACATGGAATATGCTGTGCAATAGGGAAATAAAAGCACAATCCTAAGCATACTATTTGCTCTTTGCAGGTGCAGGTGTACAAAAGctattgtattttctttcaattgaccatttttttttatatctaatTGATAATCTTCATTTTCAAGATATATTGAACAGATTACAATTTCTTCCCCCATGTTTTCTACAAATGGGGCTATTTACAGAAAACTTTGGGGGGAGGGGATTGTAATCTGTTATCTGAACACTTATTTCAGACACAAGTGCAAAGCAAAGGATTTCTTCACTGAATAACTCCAGAGCACTGAGGAAACTTAGAGAAACTTAGATGATGCCAGGAATCCCCcccgaaaaaataaaaaaataaatattgataTACGGGCTAAGACAGAAATATTCACGGAGGGTACAGCCAACCCTTTTTTTGGTAGATTGTACAATCAGCAGATACAGTACATTGGTGACAGGTGTGTTGGGATCAGTTAAAAGAGAACGATCAACCAAGGTTTAATGTTTCAAAACACGCCCCCctttttgtcatattttgtcAGAAATAATTGATTGAAAAGTAaagaactgcaaaaaaaaacatctgtctTTCCACATCAACAACACATAATATTGTGAGAATATTTAGCAAGTCTGGAAAAATCTCAGTGGGAATCTCAATGCTGAGTCCGGAAACCACTGTTGGCTGTGTATGACTGTCAAGCCCTCAGGCAACAGCACACAAGACACTGTCATTACACTGTGGTCAATATATCCATGGGTTCAAAAGTACTCTGAAAAACCATTTTACTTTAATGCAATCCAGCACTGCATTGGCACTGAGCAGTCTCCACTGTCAGTTTCAGAGCTTCTCCATGAATATCTTGTTAGCAATCATGTATCTCTGTAAAGCAAAGTGAATTGTGCCCAGTGCCCATGGCTGCAGCCTTAAGGGCAACACTTTCATTGAAAATTAGCATACACACCCAGGTGTTGTGTCTCCATCAATGCCGAAAAGAATCAGAGCCTAAAATTACCCATGACAACTGCAGAGGCTTTTGACATGAGACTGAATACAGATTTAACGCTTTCTCTTTGCACTTAACAACCAGATGTTAATGGGGGTTTTGACCACTATAAAAAGGGCTAAActgaatgagaaacactttatgctacacacatacacacatgcactcaCACAGAGAGGCTTTAGTTGATGCTGTGACAGAGAGTTAGGGCTGCCAGTGACAGTTGGTGCCATCACTGGCGCTGGCTCTCTGCCACCAGGCTTTAACCCTCCTTCCCAGGGAAAAAGAAGTGCTGTTCATCAGACTTACTCCAAGTCTGCCAGCGTTTCCCTCCCCCACCTACTACTCACCAAAGATGAGCAATGCTCCACACACCACTGCCCTGTCTGCCCTTCTAACTGCCCCCTGCCCCCCAGAAGGCCTCTATATTATCCATCACAGAGTTCTCCTAAGTTTATCCACGGCCATAACTACCTGCACAAGCTGCAAATCCATATACTTGATGTTTCCGTCTATCTCTCCATCAGTGCATGATTGTTATGATTAGGATTATTTTGCTAAAGTCAAAACAGAGAGTGAGAAGTGAGTGACATTACTTTGTACTACTAGACCATTAGCATGCATTAGTGTCAATGCTGACAGTGGGATCTTTATTAGTAGTTCCACTCAAACGAAAAGGCACAATGTCATGGCATCTCTTCCTTTAAAAACTACAGGCATGTATATTAAAGATCCACTGACGCTCCAGTAGACAATTATGACGGGGCAAAAGGAAATGAGTTGACACCGAATGAAGCCATGGGAGAAACTGGTTTGGAGAAACATAAGTAGTCTTGTACGTCCCTGAAGGATATGTACTATGTAAACAATAAAGGTTCCATAACAACAAATAATCAAGGTTTTTAAAATatcccaaataaataaatactgcacTTCTCTTTGTAGGTTTAACTGTTCTTTTCCTTTTAAACATGAAGGGAAACAACCTGCTGTGACTTTGCCGATGAGCTAATCAGCTAAATGAGTTAGCATTGGGTCAGTCATTCCTGCTGAGATGATTCGATGTTAGGAGGAGCAAGTGGCCAATAAGACACTATAATACTCACACGAAATGTGTATAGCGTTTTATTTCTGTCATTTCCAGCTGCAAGCTTTGAATGTCACTGAGAAATATAGAGTGAGTTAAGCAATTAATTAAGCAATAaatctgtgtttctgttttcatATAGAGAGATAAGTCTTTCATAACTTCTGCCAGGgacaaaaacattgaaaaaacaGGTAAAGCTGGCAGAAGACTTTCTTGCCAACAAAATCTTTAATtcttacgataaaaaaaataaacttaatccTTCCAGAGGTAGATGGTAAAATATAGATGTCCAAATCCAGGGTGTTCAACAAATCAGCGACCAACAGCTGCAAGTAACATTCAGTTTTGAAATCAAatatacacatttattttaCGCTTTAAAATTCATCCAAATGTCCAACCTAATTTAGACAACTAATCATTCGCTCCTTATGCTGCTAataaaacaagagttaaaacagACGATCACACAAAAACCCACACATTGGTCACTTATAAACCAACATCACATTGTGAAATGATAACAATCTATATAAGAGTATAATCAGCATCATCCCCCTCGATGTGGTACATTTGTTCAGGTACAGCAAATCCAGTTCAACTCATCCCCGTTAACCTGCAGTGACCTCACCAGGGTCTGCCTGTGTAGCAGCAGCCTGTCTTCTGTGCTGCCAGGCGTGAAGCCTTGGCCCCTGACCATCCGGTTACCTAGGTGACAGCCGGTGTGACGACCCACCAACCGCTCCCTGGCTTGGACCACTGCCCTGCAAGAACGACCCAACCCTGCCTTCAAAGAAACAGATTCTGACAAACAGCAGTAAGACACTGTATAACCAAAAGAGAGACTGTTCAACAGTTCAGGGACCTTCTTTGATATTTTATAATGCCCCAGATGTGTCCAGTGTATGACAAGTCTGGACTGCAGTCGGGCCATTTTGGCATCTGCACTTTTTGTTGTAATATGTGTTTTGACACCATCATGCCATGATGAAGAAGGCCTTTTCTGAAAATGTCATTGTCTGGATGGAAGCACATGTTGCTTTAAAATGTCAGTACATCATTGAGCATTTATGTCTGCTCTGAAAGTTACTTATGTCATGTGCATTCATGCATCCCCCTCACCATATTATTTGCAGTCTGTGGCTATTATTGAATTCTGTCATATTTACATTCAAACTAGAAGTATAATAAAGTACAATAATAAAGTATATATGTGTGGGTATTAATGTTAGGAAATtaccagatgtgtgtttttaaccatgaatGTGTAAGTTTTTATATGGTAAATTATGATTTTATTCTGTAATGCatgaagtgctatataaataaagtttgatttaatTTATAACTCACGAAAGCAAAACTATGTGATCATATTTGAAAgatttatgtataaaaaaagtaataatcacATGCACTTCTTAAATTCAGTAGTTCTTGCACACACAAAGAAATCAGAGAAATCCTTGCAGCATGACTATAATTATTGGAAGCCATGTATTACCATACAAAAgcagtctttttcttttcttttaatgtattattttacgcaaaaaatgtatttcttttcttacacACTAAGTGTGCAAGAGCTGGAATCTCACTTACTCTGATATAGATGAATAGATTTTACATTAGCCTGGAAAAGGCAGTCTTTGAGATCCCAACGATTCCGGCTTAACCCAAGTCACCATGATAATCATCAGCTTAAGTTATCACAAGCAAAAGATGCGTCTAATCACCAGCAGCAACGCTTGTGTCTGCCTCTGTTGACCTGGTGGCTCTCTCATATCCCACCCCCACTTGACAGTGCAGACACAAGGTTGCTTAGCAACCCAAGAGCAGCCTATGGAGAGCACACAGATACGTGCAGTCTCGCATACACTTGGAAAACCTTGGAAATCTGGGGGAGGAAGAAAATGCGTTTCCACTCCAGCCTTCCATCACACTGTGCTCCCCAAAAACAAGAGGATAATAATCGACATTCACTTGAGGAGACTCATCCCAGTTTGGCACTTTTGACTGCTCGCAACTGTCTTTGAACAAAACATGCCCAGGTGAGGCAGATATCCTGGGCAGAGAGCAATCTTCAGCTTTGCGATTACTGACACATCCACATCTTTGAAATAATATTTCCTTTTGACTGATTACAAATGATCTCAAGTTCCACAGCCATGAAATGAGCATGCTAAGAAAAAGCTTTAAGTGAAAAGCTCTGCAGCCTCTCCACAGTCTAACACTATTAGCACGTTGAGTCCTTAAATACAATCAGATTATGATGCATCAACCAGTGCCTTGAGCAGGGGTTCGCAGTGTATTCCCCtatgagggtgtgtgtgtgtgtgtgtgtcgtggTGTACGTGATGAGGAGTAGTACAGTAATGCCAGCCCGTATGAGCCCCTGGAGAGTGCTGGGACCGCTTAGATTATGAGCAACCTTTGGGCAATGCTAAATCCCTTTCAGCcctcacacacatgcactcacacacacacagaaagaaaattgtatgtaaataaaaccaCCACATTTTAAATTCCTCTCATGTTACATCTACATGACATTTTTGGGGAGGAAGGTGCACTTACTGGGTGTTATAGGGATCATTTGATTCCTGGGGCACTACGGGAATGTGATGGAATTACTATTTGGGCATAAACCATGGAGACTTCAGAGAGTcgatatactgtttatatatttttcctTCTTAGTAAGTTACATCAGTGCTGCAATCTGCAGGGTAAGACATATAGACTGATACATGGTGATTTAAAAACTAAGGAACACAATATAGCCTGAGCTAGTATATGATGGGGATATAtgtcaaaaacaacatttacaggTACAGTATTACCCAGTCAAATCACATCAAGAATGGCACATGGAGTCATATCAGTAGTCTTTGGATTTCATCAAACTGAGAGCCAAATGTCATTCAAATATTACAAAAGTAGTTTCTGCTCATAAGATATATCTATACATATAAGTCACCCTTATCCAAACATTTTACTTTACAGTCCTCATTGTCTTTCcgttctgttaaaaaaaaaaaagtgtgttgcCCTTTTCACGTATAGCAAAGCTGATTTGAGCAGAAAGGAGATtacattgaaataaataaactgaaaacACTAAACAGCCTGTGTGACCtctaaacacacacgcacaccttTTTAAATACCTAAATTCATCTATAGGTTTGTGTTCTTATTCTTATACAATTGTATATAAATACAGCCCTTTAAACAGTGTTTGCACTTACAGATTTGTAAGAACCTGCTGCTTCACTCAGTGGGGATTCAATCCTCTCACATTaataacaaccacacacacatacattcacaACCATGATCTAAATCACAGATAAATACATGTAAACGTTTTGAGCAAGacataattttttgtttttttatttgtgcttaTGTCCTGTATTAGAGTCAGTCCAGACCTAAATTTTGTTGCATTCTCTAATAGATCTTCAGTTtttataaatgaaaacaaaacacagagggacagagaggacacacatacacacacacacaggtgaccTTTAAGGGGGAGGGTGGATCACTGAATATAATCTATGTGCAAACTGTGGGCTCAGCAGCCTGGGGAATACACACAGAGCCTGGCCAGACCTCGCTCAGCAGTGGAGTGTAAAAGAGAGGGAGACACGGGGACAAACATCCCATCAACCTCCGCACAACCTACTGTACATGCTCTAGGCATTTTTAGATagttatcaaaagttattaagaCAACCTGAGAAGGTATTTTATGAtcttaaagaaaaatatattagtTTCCATTCCAGGCTGCAGTAGAATAACGGTAACTCGTCCAGAGTTCTCGATTACTACTGAACATGATTGACCGGCTGAAGGATACCCTCATAAATAAATGTGATTACTTTAAAGAGATGAAACTGGTTTAAGTgtgtaaaaactaaaaacagcaAGACTGAAAGTGCAGGGGGAAACAGGAAGCCATGAGTCACTTCTTTAACCTTGATAAGCACATGTTTTCAAGTCATTCATGAGAGAACAGGTGATGGCACAGAGGCAGCAATTATCACAAAAATATCAGGTATCTCTCAACGGTAAAACACGGTAAGATGGTCTTGTATCTGAAATCTAAACTTGTCTCTGACATTTTTGCAAACCTTTTCTGTGTTGATGATGCCCCCTGGTGTCTGATTAAAAGCAATGCAACAATGTTCAatcaacattttttaatttcacaaaATAGGATAGAAAACAGGGTATTTTAAACAGTATTGCTGACAatcactaaaaaaaacaacacaaatttTAATTTCACAGCACAGTGAAGAtaaagttgttttgtttgtttgccagGAAAAACATAAGCACTACTTTGGGGATGTTTTAAGCTGCTGCATACCATGTCTAAGTCTGATGTCAACCTGATCTTGAATTAGTAGTTgctattgttgtttttattgacAAGGAAAGGACACGATTGTAAGACAGAGAcctttcaaagttgcagtaattaaacctttacttaaaaaccttctcttgacccagacattttagctaattatagaccaattcccaactttccatttgtatctaaaattctggaaaaggtcattgcaagccagttatgtgaccatttgtatagaaatgatctatttgaagtttttcagtcagggttcagagtgcatcatagcacagaaagAGCACTgattcgagtcacgaatgaccttcttatggcttCAGATAAGGGagtagtgtccatactggttttactggacttcagtgctgcttttgacactgctGCTTTTTGATAACTGCTcaggttcatgttctgggtctctggaaagccccTAAAGACTGTAGATCATGGTATCTTACTGCataggttagagcatgttgttgggattaaagggacagctctacgttggtttaaatcatatctatctgacaggttccagtttgttcatgtacatgaggtttcttcagaacagacgAGAGTCTGCAACGCGGCTACGGTGTctcgcagggttcagtgctagagccaatcttgttcagtttatacatgcagcccttgggaagtataatccagaatcacggcatacacttttcattattatgctgatgatacgcagctctatttgtctatgaagccagatgaaaaaGAAccattagttaaacttcaggcatttcttagggacatcaaggactggatgtgcGGAccttttttgcttctaaattcctaTAAAACAGAGGTaattatttttggtccaaagcatcttaggaagggattagatggtgttgcgatggcttccagtgcaactgtgagaaaccttggtgttgttttcgatcaggatttgtcgtttaaaccatatgtcaatcaggtttgtaaaatagcatttttccatctccataatatcgcaaagattaggaacatcctctcgcagagtgatacGGAAAAGCGaattcatgcatttgtatcttctagactagattactgtaatgtattattagcaggatgtcaaaGTAATTGTCTGAATAGGCTCcatctgatccaaaatgcagcagcgcgagtactgacaggaatcaacaagagacgtctctccagtgttagcgtcgctccattggctacccgtaaaattcagattccaattcaaaattgtattacttgcgtataaagcccaaaacggcttagctgcgcgatatttgcaagacctgatagtgccttatgttcctggcagagctctccgttctcagagtgcaggtttactcgtagttcctagagtatccaaatgtagatttggagggcgggcgttctgctaacAGGAAccttactatggaaccaacttccaatctgggttaaggaggctgacaccatctccacctttaaaaccaaacttaaaacatttctgtttagtaaagcttatagttagtgtaaactgtaGTGTGGTAGGGCCAGTAtacagctgcagctatagaagaATACTATAATAGTTTgcctcaaacatagcttcgttgtagatatgctgctacaggcctatgctgcaggggggcaccaacatgatgCACTGGGCGGGGACCATcacccttccttctctcctcttcctttctcatttattaattataagtatttcataaccatcattgttctcatagtttgttgtgctggtctgcccccccttttctcttctgcacTTTTGTAGGttggagcttcaggagctgcatgctgacctgcagtcccccccctctgatcatccccctgctgcttccaccttctgtgtagatgtctgctacatctgtttatatagtcatccctgtagagcaccagttagccattgtgtctgtgtctctctgttctctgttcttcattctctatCTGtttgctctgcccagctggccttcagcaggacggtccccttatgagccaggtcctgtttgaggtttcttccctcttacaggggagtttttttcttgtcactgtttggcttaaggtttttcctCCCACTAggtgagtttttacctgccattgtttatgtaataactgctcaggttcatgttctgggtctctggaaagcccctagagacaacttttgttgtattagacactatataaataaaattgaattgaaattgaatcttATACTCTTTATAAGAACAGTGAAAATGCTACTGGTCATTCATAAATTACAACCAATTATTTACATTAAAGGTGTAAGGGGAAAAATAGTATTTTCTGTAATCTGTCATTTTGATGTGGGATcagaacaaataaatacaatcaAGACAAATGTATATTCATTGAAACAAATGATTTATCTTATGTAAATAGAGTGCAGTTGCCTTGCATCTCATTGGAAAGCACAGACTGATTATTAAAAAGTTTTAGTTTCCCCAGAACCTAATTTAGGAACATTTAAAGATTTTTAAGGGGTATTTGCACCCATGTCAGGCTCCGGCTGGTCCTCTATGAAGTAGGGATCTCCCTGATGGACTCTGTGATTGTGCACCCTCAGGTTCCCCTTGTGGGCAAATCTTTTTCCACATTCTGTACAAGCAAAGGGTCTCTTTCCCATATGAACGTCCCGCTGGTGTGCTCTTAAGTTGCCACTGCGAGCAAAACGCTTACCACACTGAGCACAAGCAAAAGGCCGCTCCCCTGTATGTGTGCGAGTGTGCACAGTGAGCTCAGATGGAGTGAGAAAGCTTTTGTCACAAAACTGACAGGGATGAAGTCTGACTCCTGTGTGGCGTAACAGGTGTCTGCGCTGATGTGAGGGGTAGGCAAAGCATCTTGTACAGTATGGACAGGTGTAAGGCCGTCCATTACCTCCACCCGAAGCTGTAGGGTGGCCAAGAGTGTTAGTGTGTCGTAACGTGATCAATGGGGAATTTGATTGTGGTCGCAGAAGGTCTCTGTCACCAAAATTTGTGACTCGCCGTGTGCGATTAATGGGGCTCCTCCCATCCCCATCTCCTCTGGTTCGCCATGCCAATTCACCGGAGGGGGCTTGAGGAGGATCATCCTGAATTCCACTCCGGCCTACTGCTCGACCCTGCGCTGAGTTCTGATTGGAGTTTTGGTTCTCATGCTCCTGGTCCAAGAACGGAAAAGAGCTTTCGTTATCTTCGTCGCTGGCCTCGTCTGATGCAAAAGCAGCTCGGAAGCAGGATGGGTCTGAGCTGGTGCCACTGCTAGCTGGAGCAGAGCAGCTACTGCCATCTGCCTGCAGGTTCTCAAGAGCCAAAACACCACCACGCGTGGTGTCCAGCCCTGACAACCAGTCTCCTGATTGAGGTAGGCTGGGATCAGATCTAGGGGAGCATTGTCCACTTTCAGAGATGGAGAGAAAAGGAGCAGAAGCTTGATCCTGTGGAGCACTAAGGTCTGTACTGCGACTACTCTGATTCCAGTTAGATGCTGTGGAAAAATTGAAAGCAAAACAAGAATTAATGATCTATTTGTCTCATCATCtacagcagtggttcccaaactgtgtGCCGCGGCACACTGGTGTGCCTTGAGGCAAGTCCAAGTGTGCCGTGGGATTTTGTGACAACCATAGCCTACTCCAATATAGTATACAActagacaaaaataattatttaaattTACTATATACTACTTTGAATGCACTCATTCCATAATACAGAGGCAAACTCTTTAtctaaaaactattttaaaaaatcCTCAAAGAGGATCCCACATTTCGCTGTTCGCGCAGTTGCGCAGGTGGTTGAAATGGGTGTTTGATGAAGCCCAATTtgataaagtttaaatatttttgtgaagtattttgttaataaatatttcatgagtagaatagttgtctttgtcatatcttatttggcattagtaaataataaacttaacagataaacagatgatATTAGTGATAACACGTGTTATAAGGCACAATAGGTGTGCcttgaaatttttatttgtcctttggtgtgccttgggcacagaaagtttgggaaccactgatctacAGTACAAAAATACTCTTATGTTCTTATACTAACTCCAGTGTTTTTCTCCTGCCTTCAATGAACAGGCTTGACAGTCAATGTTGAGAGAAGTGACTCACGTTTGTTCTTGGTTTGTGTAGCAGGCAGGCCGTCAATTCTCCTCTGATCCTCAGCAGCAAGTCCTCCCTCTGGAGCTTGGGCTGTTGCAGATCCAGCTGCAGACTGTGATGTAGCACACTGTTAAGAAAAGGTCAAACAAGTGGGTAAGATTTAAGCAGCAAGGAGTAACCCATGTGTATCTTTGTAGTGGCTGTTCAAACACTAATGAAGGTTTAATTGCTTTAAATTATTAGTTAATCTCCATCCCTCAAGGAGCAGGACAGGATCTGACCTCGTGTTTTATGGAAACTCTGTCTAGACCCACGACCTCCTCTTTCAGCTTACTGGGACTGGGTCCTTCCACTGAGTCTGCATGACAAGATGCATCATTTCCCACATTCAGACCTGTGTGAGAAAAGTTTCAGCAAGTTTGCAATATCTGGAGTTGATCATTTACTATTAACAATCAGAATAGATTCATGCAAAGTAAGATTGGTGCGTTAAAGCATGTTTTGGCTTCTGATGTTTTTAAAGAAGCTGTGTAGTTTGGGGGAACATCTCGGatatttttaagttatttacagcTTAGCCATGTTTAGATTTTTTGCCTTCTCAGATGGTCtccttttaaatataaatacatgaataCAACTGTGAAATGTAACATTTTCTAAGATTCTGAATACAGAACAGTAAAGTACTGAGCTCCATCTCCACCAGTAGCAATCTTGTGTCAAATAAGTTAGGGACGCCAAATCAATACTTTAATATTTCAAGGACAAATCAACAAAAATGCTGAAGAATCTTTAAGCTACGATTAGTATTGAATCTTCTACCTTAGTGAGCAGCCCATACACATACGTTTCTGATATCAGCTACTTTTCTGCCTGTTCTTGATTACGGCGATGTTGTGTAcatgtttagggctccatatttcattcatatatcaattgatcgtacataaagtagtcccataggttaaaaggaagatggtgagaagaatttgagatgagtagacactacatgcccaaaacccttaaaattatgatttacgaatataacagttaagtaagcagtgacacacactgttggctgttta
Coding sequences within:
- the LOC133447016 gene encoding zinc finger and SCAN domain-containing protein 2-like, whose product is MEPVRSVFHAQLASVMDSLLAAAVCEIAKIFESCLCEQQAELAQKSREMSILRGRLETERRQRAEGDSADGEGSPTTGSGLNVGNDASCHADSVEGPSPSKLKEEVVGLDRVSIKHECATSQSAAGSATAQAPEGGLAAEDQRRIDGLPATQTKNKPSNWNQSSRSTDLSAPQDQASAPFLSISESGQCSPRSDPSLPQSGDWLSGLDTTRGGVLALENLQADGSSCSAPASSGTSSDPSCFRAAFASDEASDEDNESSFPFLDQEHENQNSNQNSAQGRAVGRSGIQDDPPQAPSGELAWRTRGDGDGRSPINRTRRVTNFGDRDLLRPQSNSPLITLRHTNTLGHPTASGGGNGRPYTCPYCTRCFAYPSHQRRHLLRHTGVRLHPCQFCDKSFLTPSELTVHTRTHTGERPFACAQCGKRFARSGNLRAHQRDVHMGKRPFACTECGKRFAHKGNLRVHNHRVHQGDPYFIEDQPEPDMGANTP